The following proteins come from a genomic window of Lolium rigidum isolate FL_2022 chromosome 5, APGP_CSIRO_Lrig_0.1, whole genome shotgun sequence:
- the LOC124658205 gene encoding uncharacterized protein LOC124658205, with amino-acid sequence MAHMRVVHRDEEGHMVKEKVPIPETRHPDTARHFERKFEEKGLHRFERHPANGPRGIGAPPPKSGRGGKFTWEGPDGIVDSELDPLPAAIDRNDPNYEEEGEGEMEDVAKDALVGEVEVAKVAEARDGVARVDVAPPLLQDLQ; translated from the coding sequence ATGGCGCACATGCGCGTGGTTCACCGGGACGAGGAGGGCCACATGGTGAAGGAGAAGGTGCCGATCCCGGAGACGCGGCACCCGGACACGGCGAGGCACTTCGAGCGCAAGTTCGAGGAGAAGGGCCTGCACCGCTTCGAGCGCCACCCGGCCAACGGGCCCCGCGGCAtcggcgcgccgccgcccaagtcgGGCCGCGGCGGGAAGTTCACCTGGGAGGGCCCCGACGGGATCGTCGACAGCGAGCTCGATCCTCTGCCGGCGGCCATCGACCGCAACGACCCCAACtacgaggaggagggggagggggagatgGAGGATGTGGCCAAGGACGCGCTGGtcggggaggtggaggtggccaaGGTGGCCGAGGCCAGGGACGGTGTCGCCAGGGTCGACGTCGCGCCGCCGCTCCTGCAGGACCTGCAGTAG